Part of the Vitis vinifera cultivar Pinot Noir 40024 chromosome 13, ASM3070453v1 genome is shown below.
ttcatcttGATCATTTGTATTTTTGAGGTGGATTTTCATATGAAAgcgatatattttttattttaaaaaattcattttattgttATCGAAGTCACCGTTTAATCGACAATGCATAATATCTTGGTAACCCTTTTGGTGCACAATGAAAGATTTTTCAATTTAACCGACTTTAAAACCTTTCTCCACAAATTACAAGAATTACTACTTGTAAAGTGTCAAAGCAAgatatgattaaaaattttatggaTAATGATTCAAATACTTGGCAATTTTAGGGTCACATATGAAGGGGAATAGTAACAAACAATACATGGAGTATGTTTCAAGAAGTTGAATTTTTGATGGGACATTCTCAATGTGGGCCAAAAGTTCTCTCATAGAATAGTATACAGCCATAAGAATATGCCTCAATGCCACTACACTTATCTTATATTTGCCACTATCACAAAAACCCCACCAACAAGCCCTCACTTATTTTCTTGTCCATTGTCTAATGGGTCTTTGTTAGCTTTATTTTTCTAAGAATATTTTGTATTTCCTTAAACTTTGGTATAAGGGCACtagcatataaaaatatgatatggtGACATGATACCCTTGAAAAATAAAGCCCAAGAATATCAAACTGATGGGTTTAGATTTGTTTAAATAAGcttcctaatttttatttaattatttaatttttaaataatagtaatttaaattaaaatttttgaaaataatttataagagCATAagttaagtaattttttttacatgagtttatactttttaaataaaaatttatacttttaaaaataaaaacaataaatgtatCTAGATGAAGCCTTAGGTGAATGACCTCAATAAACTTAATTTTcttgaagagaaaaaataaatctaaaaatagaaaaaatattttttatcatagaaacttattaaaaaataaactaaaactcTTATGATATAAGCTTTAACATTATGAATTTAAGTttgatgatgtttgtttttttttttctcttaattttaaatagaacttaaaactaaaaaaacaaaaaccctcGATTTTCTAACAAaagctaaaaagaaaaagtcatCTCCACCAAGCCCTAATATCTTTAAATCATTATGGCAAGTATAGAGTTAGTGACCATTCTTCCATTAGCAACATTaatggaataaaaattattttgcccTTACAAAAGTGGCAAATgcccaaatttctttagccttTTATACTGCCCCTTCTAATTTGTAGCTAATTCTAAGCTCTTTTGTAGAGGAGGGGTTGGGCGATTCTTGCAACTTATCCCAAATTGACAAGTGGAAATTAAGGGGgttttagtatatattttttttaaataatgaaaaaattagaagtaatttttttatggttCAATCTATTTTgcattttgagaatttatatatatatatatatatatttttgttttgttataatGAGGATGGTtttgacatttaaaattttttttatttggaaaaataattttaaataatatgagTTGTTGAggcaaaacatttttttttaaaaagttttttatttaaaaattgaactatattaaaagcaaatataatttataaataaatattataaattcttataatttatttcacaTTAAACGTTTCCTTCATGCAAGCTACAACTGAACAATAAATGCAACAATTTTGGACTAATCTTGATTCGTGGGCTAATAAACTTCATCCAACGTCTCAAACTTTTGGAGCCCATGCAAATCCAACCATTCATTTGACGGGAATGGGAAAATCAGAGGACAAAGATCATGCCACGTGGAAAGCGATCACGTCCTGCACGTGACGTCTAGAACTCTCCTATGTCCTTTTTAGTCACAAGACAGTATGTATTCATTGTATTCacatttttagttattattttttattttttcgaaAAATGGAATCAAACGATAAGtcaaaaacaaatcaaaataagGCAATCGGAGGAATacatatttattgaaatatgaAACCATTTTATTACACACTGGTGATGAAGATATGACCAAGAAGGCATCTCCATCTGATTGGTTCTTCCAAACTCTGACACACGGTACAATACTGCAACCAAAGTACTGGATAACTAAGACACACTGGATGAAGAAACAAAAGAGCCAAACAGAACCTTGGACTCCACATCCACCAGACACGAGAGATTCCGGTGAGTTCAGCCCATATGGAAATCGGGAGTGGCAGCCAAATCACtccttctttatttatttattgtatattattatattgcGTACGGCTGCAAGTGATCGGCACGTTTCCTTATATTGCCAGGACAAGACCCGGAACCGATTTTCCGACCCGATCCGAGAAGCTGCTCTCCCAGACGGAGGGGCAATGGCGCGACGGCGGCGAGGGAGTCGACGACGACGACGCGGCAGAGATCGACGACGAGGGTGACGTCGTGAAGTCGGAGTTGGAGAGACGGGTGACGGTGAGGGAGGTGTTGAAGTACTCTCGGACTTGGGTTATTACCCCATCAGTGACCGTCCAGGCGTGGACCCAGGCGATTGAACCGCTGTGATCGCAGCCCTCGGCGAGGACTGTCGAACCGAAAGACGCGAAGGCGAGTGGCTCGAAGACAAATGACTCGTCGGATGAGACACCAGTGAGCAAGCGCATCATAAACTGGTGGGAAGGCGGGCCATGGAACCACCACTCGAGGTCGGCGGCGAGAAGTCGATGGACCGTGTCGACGTCACGTGAGCCTAAGGCTTCATATAGGGCGCGTACCACCCTTTGGTTACTCGCATCAACCTCCTCCAGAATTTCCGGTGAGTTAGCCAGTTCTGGTAGAGACTCCGGCGAGCTAATTACTAGAGAGAGAGTAATTTCAGGAGagagaaatggaagaaagagaaagctCTGAGAGACTCGGTAAGGATTCAAGCGAGGAGGTTGCGGGCCTTATATAGGCGAGTGGATGAGGAAAGGTTGGGATCCTCTGTTTCTATCTCTTTTTCCATAAACTGCACCGAACAATAAGACGTGGATGATTGGGAATTTTGTGAAAAGAAATGGGGATTTTGGGAATATAACTAATCAACGTCTGGAGACCATGGTGTCACGTGGCGGCTTGGGAGTGGCAAGTCGAAAAGGACCAGTCAGCCTACTTTTGTTGTGGTGTGGGACAAGATGTGGGGCCCATTGGGACCAATGAAAAGTCAAGCCAACTTTTTTGACCCCACACGTTTGAAATGGTCGACACGAGGATGGGCCGGCTTGTATACTATTTGACTATCTACTATCCTCacttatttagttatttacttCTTTTCTGTCTGATTGTAGCCTTCTAGGGAAAAATTTGTGTATCTGTCACTAAAAAGCTGGGTCGACCTCATCTATGAAAACATTAGGACCCACATCCGGTACGtgtttgaatttaaattatttcttacttttctcatattctctttcttttttcttttattattattcttattttatatcattctatTTTCCTTGTTACAcattaaaaaacaagaaagatatta
Proteins encoded:
- the LOC100853125 gene encoding senescence associated gene 20, translated to MMRLLTGVSSDESFVFEPLAFASFGSTVLAEGCDHSGSIAWVHAWTVTDGVITQVREYFNTSLTVTRLSNSDFTTSPSSSISAASSSSTPSPPSRHCPSVWESSFSDRVGKSVPGLVLAI